A DNA window from Chitinibacter fontanus contains the following coding sequences:
- a CDS encoding phasin family protein: MTTAQQQYTNFATEQVETALRFARISLDSLDRLAKLQVETAKNALEENAKTLKQLSAVKDIQEALAARQKIADAAIEQATVYSRSLYEISSQAQAEYSKLIDERNVEFNKSVVSGLDRFVKNAPAGADAAVAAVKSTVQATAAAVDSLTKAAKQVADFADASVKAASTATADAVKTAAKKASTTNSTNA, from the coding sequence ATGACCACAGCACAGCAACAATACACCAACTTCGCAACCGAACAAGTTGAAACCGCACTGCGCTTTGCGCGCATCTCTCTTGATTCACTGGATCGTCTTGCCAAGCTGCAAGTAGAAACTGCAAAAAATGCACTCGAAGAGAATGCAAAAACACTTAAGCAATTAAGTGCTGTTAAAGATATTCAAGAAGCACTTGCTGCACGGCAAAAAATTGCTGATGCCGCTATCGAGCAAGCTACGGTGTACTCACGCAGCCTATATGAGATTTCATCACAAGCCCAAGCTGAATATTCAAAACTGATTGATGAGCGCAATGTTGAATTCAATAAAAGCGTAGTTTCAGGCCTTGATCGCTTTGTTAAAAATGCCCCTGCAGGCGCCGATGCAGCCGTCGCAGCAGTTAAATCAACTGTACAAGCTACCGCAGCAGCCGTTGATAGCTTAACTAAAGCTGCCAAGCAAGTTGCTGATTTTGCAGATGCCTCTGTAAAAGCTGCATCAACTGCCACTGCGGATGCTGTTAAAACTGCAGCCAAAAAAGCCAGCACCACCAATAGCACTAACGCTTAA
- the rbfA gene encoding 30S ribosome-binding factor RbfA — translation MANKQFTRADRVAQQIQRDLAQVIRAELDHPQASLITITDVEVTRDYSHAKIFYTFMGDEALREEIAALLLRAKGFLRAQISRGISLYKMPELHFEYDVSIEYGMNLAKKIQEANALPKAPDDNGQA, via the coding sequence ATGGCTAATAAGCAATTTACCCGTGCCGATCGGGTGGCGCAGCAAATCCAGCGTGATTTGGCGCAAGTGATTCGTGCTGAGCTCGATCATCCTCAGGCATCGCTAATTACAATTACCGATGTAGAGGTAACGCGTGACTACTCGCATGCCAAGATTTTTTATACCTTTATGGGTGATGAAGCCTTGCGCGAAGAAATCGCGGCGTTGTTATTGCGTGCCAAAGGTTTCTTGCGGGCCCAAATTTCACGCGGTATTTCGTTGTATAAAATGCCAGAGTTGCATTTTGAATACGATGTATCGATTGAATACGGCATGAATTTGGCAAAAAAAATCCAAGAAGCTAATGCGCTCCCAAAGGCGCCGGATGACAATGGCCAAGCGTAA
- the fdxA gene encoding ferredoxin FdxA, with amino-acid sequence MTYVVTDACVKCKYSDCVDVCPVDCFREGPNFLVIDPDECIDCTLCVAECPVEAIYAEDDVPVDMQDYISLNASLAKQWPIIIQKKDPLPDHEQWAGIHGKIDQIER; translated from the coding sequence ATGACTTACGTTGTGACCGATGCCTGTGTGAAATGCAAGTACAGCGACTGCGTAGACGTATGCCCAGTAGACTGTTTTCGCGAAGGGCCTAACTTTTTGGTAATCGACCCGGATGAATGCATTGACTGCACCTTGTGCGTTGCCGAATGCCCAGTTGAGGCCATTTATGCCGAGGATGATGTTCCCGTAGACATGCAAGACTACATTAGCCTAAATGCCAGCCTTGCCAAACAGTGGCCCATTATTATTCAGAAAAAAGACCCGCTCCCCGATCACGAACAGTGGGCAGGCATTCACGGCAAAATCGACCAAATCGAACGCTAA
- the infB gene encoding translation initiation factor IF-2: MSEPKVSQFAAELKMPTQELLEQLRSAGVAKRNAEDTLTAEDKARLLDHLKQKHGAAGDKPKITIARKETTEIRKTDATGKAKTIQVEVRKKRVVAPEAIAAAAPVAPANNASAAVAPSVAPVIDEAERLAREAQAKRQNELAERQAAEMRAKQNREAKAVEPTKVEVVAAPVDVKPVTEPAPAEPKAEAKPEVKVEPKVEAAPAQKPAVKPHVKPGHENDRPRIGARVDFRRPKDTPMQAPEKAAPAPAAAKPADKKTSNAPKKDEKGGWNDGRNKKGIKTRGGDTGNDWKSKKGGKKQSQQQDNNAHAFQAPTEPVTHEVDVPETISVADLAHKMAVKGVEVVKALMKMGMMVTINQVLDQETAMIVVEEMGHIPKAAKLDDPETYLGDEEKSDHEQISRAPVVTVMGHVDHGKTSLLDYIRRAKVAAGEAGGITQHIGAYHVETGKGMITFLDTPGHEAFTAMRARGAKLTDIVVLVVAADDGVMPQTIEAIHHAKAAGVPIVVAVNKIDKPEANLERIQQELVAQEVVPEEWGGETQFVPVSAKKGLGIDELLDAILLQAEVLELTAPIDGPAKGIVIEARLDKGRGPVASMLVQSGTLRKGDTVLAGQVYGRIRAMLDENGKQINEAGPSIPVEILGLSEVPAAGEDAMVLADEKKAREIALFRQGKFRDVKFARQQASKLENMFAQMAEGEVQNLPIIIKADVQGSSEALAQSLQKLSTSEVRVQVLHCAVGGISESDVNLALASKAVVIGFNVRADAAARKLAEAEGVDLRYYNIIYDAVDEVKAALSGMLAPERREQILGMVEIRQVFTVSKVGTIAGCLVMEGLVKRSAGVRLLRNNTVIHTGELENLKRFKDEAKEVKAGFECGLQLKNYNDLQVGDQLEIFEVIEVARTL; encoded by the coding sequence ATGAGTGAACCCAAAGTCAGCCAATTTGCTGCTGAATTAAAAATGCCAACGCAGGAGCTTTTGGAGCAACTGCGTTCGGCTGGCGTTGCAAAGCGCAATGCGGAAGATACATTGACAGCAGAAGATAAAGCCCGTTTGCTTGATCATTTGAAGCAAAAGCACGGTGCAGCTGGTGATAAACCAAAAATCACGATTGCACGGAAAGAAACCACAGAAATTCGCAAAACGGATGCAACGGGTAAAGCCAAAACCATTCAGGTTGAAGTGCGTAAAAAGCGCGTTGTAGCGCCTGAAGCTATTGCAGCTGCTGCGCCAGTAGCTCCCGCAAATAATGCGTCAGCTGCTGTCGCACCGTCAGTTGCGCCGGTGATTGATGAAGCGGAGCGCTTGGCTCGTGAGGCGCAAGCCAAACGTCAAAATGAACTAGCTGAACGCCAAGCAGCGGAAATGCGTGCAAAACAAAACCGCGAAGCAAAGGCGGTTGAGCCAACGAAGGTTGAGGTTGTTGCTGCGCCGGTAGACGTTAAGCCAGTTACTGAGCCTGCTCCAGCTGAACCGAAGGCTGAAGCTAAGCCTGAAGTGAAAGTTGAGCCAAAGGTGGAGGCTGCACCAGCACAAAAACCTGCAGTGAAGCCGCATGTAAAACCTGGGCATGAAAACGATCGCCCGCGTATCGGTGCACGAGTTGATTTCCGTCGCCCGAAAGATACCCCAATGCAAGCGCCTGAAAAAGCGGCACCTGCGCCAGCTGCTGCCAAGCCAGCTGATAAAAAAACATCCAATGCACCTAAGAAAGATGAAAAAGGTGGTTGGAATGATGGTCGCAATAAAAAAGGCATTAAAACCCGTGGCGGCGATACGGGTAATGATTGGAAAAGCAAAAAAGGCGGCAAGAAACAGTCGCAGCAGCAGGATAACAATGCCCATGCTTTCCAAGCGCCTACCGAGCCAGTAACGCATGAAGTGGATGTGCCTGAAACTATTTCTGTCGCTGATTTGGCGCACAAAATGGCAGTAAAAGGCGTTGAAGTGGTTAAGGCGCTGATGAAAATGGGCATGATGGTGACCATTAATCAGGTGCTGGATCAAGAAACTGCGATGATCGTGGTTGAAGAAATGGGGCATATCCCGAAAGCTGCCAAGCTTGATGATCCTGAGACTTATCTCGGTGATGAAGAAAAATCAGATCATGAGCAAATTTCACGCGCGCCTGTTGTAACCGTAATGGGTCACGTTGACCATGGTAAAACCTCGCTGCTTGATTATATTCGCCGCGCCAAGGTGGCCGCAGGTGAGGCGGGTGGCATTACCCAGCATATCGGTGCTTACCATGTTGAAACTGGTAAGGGCATGATTACCTTCTTGGATACCCCAGGTCACGAGGCATTTACTGCGATGCGTGCGCGTGGTGCCAAACTGACTGATATCGTGGTGCTGGTGGTGGCTGCGGATGATGGCGTGATGCCGCAAACGATTGAGGCGATTCACCATGCCAAAGCTGCGGGTGTGCCTATCGTTGTTGCGGTGAACAAGATCGATAAGCCAGAGGCGAACCTTGAGCGCATTCAGCAAGAGTTGGTGGCGCAAGAAGTGGTGCCTGAAGAGTGGGGCGGTGAAACTCAGTTCGTGCCTGTTTCTGCGAAGAAGGGCTTGGGCATTGATGAATTGCTTGACGCCATCTTATTGCAGGCTGAGGTGCTGGAGTTAACGGCACCAATCGACGGCCCGGCGAAAGGTATCGTGATTGAGGCGCGTCTGGATAAAGGTCGTGGCCCGGTGGCTTCGATGCTGGTTCAGTCCGGTACTCTGCGTAAAGGCGATACCGTCTTGGCGGGTCAGGTGTATGGCCGTATTCGTGCAATGCTGGATGAAAACGGTAAGCAGATTAACGAAGCGGGCCCGTCGATTCCTGTTGAAATCTTGGGTCTGTCTGAAGTGCCGGCGGCTGGTGAAGACGCCATGGTCTTGGCTGATGAGAAAAAGGCGCGTGAAATCGCCTTGTTCCGTCAGGGTAAATTCCGTGATGTGAAGTTTGCTCGTCAGCAAGCGTCGAAATTGGAAAACATGTTTGCGCAAATGGCCGAAGGCGAAGTGCAAAACTTGCCAATCATCATCAAGGCCGATGTGCAGGGCTCTTCCGAGGCGTTGGCGCAAAGCTTGCAAAAACTCTCGACCAGCGAAGTCCGTGTTCAGGTCTTGCATTGCGCGGTGGGTGGTATTTCCGAGTCTGACGTGAATTTGGCGCTGGCATCTAAGGCTGTTGTGATTGGCTTTAACGTCCGCGCAGATGCGGCTGCTCGTAAGCTAGCTGAAGCTGAAGGCGTAGATCTGCGCTACTACAACATCATTTACGATGCGGTTGATGAAGTTAAGGCTGCCTTGTCAGGGATGTTGGCGCCAGAGCGTCGTGAGCAGATTCTGGGTATGGTTGAAATCCGTCAGGTGTTCACTGTATCTAAAGTCGGCACGATTGCAGGTTGTTTGGTAATGGAAGGTTTGGTGAAGCGTTCAGCAGGCGTGCGCTTGCTGCGTAACAACACTGTTATCCATACCGGCGAGCTTGAGAATCTGAAACGCTTTAAAGACGAAGCCAAAGAAGTTAAGGCTGGCTTTGAGTGTGGTTTGCAGCTGAAGAACTACAACGATTTGCAAGTGGGCGACCAATTGGAAATCTTCGAAGTGATCGAAGTTGCGCGTACACTGTAA
- the rplI gene encoding 50S ribosomal protein L9: MQIILLEKVANLGQLGDIVKVKDGYARNFLIPQGKAKRANEANMAAFEASRAELEAKQAEILAEAQARAAKLEGAEITIAQKAGVDGRLFGSVTNHDIAEAITASGVAVQKFEVRLPNGPFKAIGEYEVALALHHDVVSTIKLQVVGAAA, translated from the coding sequence ATGCAAATTATCCTGCTCGAGAAAGTAGCGAATCTGGGTCAATTGGGCGACATCGTTAAAGTTAAAGATGGTTACGCTCGTAACTTCTTGATCCCACAAGGCAAAGCTAAACGTGCAAATGAAGCCAATATGGCTGCATTTGAAGCTAGCCGTGCAGAACTGGAAGCTAAACAAGCTGAAATCTTGGCTGAAGCTCAAGCTCGTGCCGCTAAACTGGAAGGCGCTGAAATCACTATCGCTCAAAAAGCGGGTGTTGATGGCCGTCTGTTTGGCTCAGTAACGAACCACGACATCGCTGAAGCCATTACCGCTTCTGGCGTTGCAGTTCAAAAATTTGAAGTACGTCTGCCAAATGGTCCTTTCAAAGCAATCGGCGAATACGAAGTTGCTTTGGCGCTGCACCACGACGTAGTTAGCACTATCAAATTGCAAGTTGTAGGCGCTGCTGCTTAA
- the truB gene encoding tRNA pseudouridine(55) synthase TruB — protein sequence MAKRKLNGVLLLDKPFGMSSTSALNKCRWLFQAEKGGHTGVLDPYATGLLPLCFGEATKFAQRMLDADKAYRAYVRFGETSTTLDAEGEITVTGDAPESIDAVRAAIAQFVGPILQTPPMYSALKVAGKPMYEYAREGVELERKARPITIYDITLISYQAPDLIIDVRCSKGTYIRVLAQDLGLALGCGAYLTGLRRTETGGFRLEDAIGLDEFIAMELDQRDQLLLPEESLLSNLPELHLNAAQVALICNGVPVRDMKSAPLGEVKLYAVPENQDNPRFIGLGEVGADGVLRSKRLLSTG from the coding sequence ATGGCCAAGCGTAAACTCAATGGTGTTCTGCTACTAGATAAACCGTTTGGCATGAGTAGCACTTCAGCGCTGAATAAGTGCCGTTGGTTATTTCAGGCCGAAAAAGGCGGGCATACTGGTGTGCTCGATCCTTATGCAACCGGCTTGTTGCCGCTTTGTTTTGGTGAGGCGACCAAATTTGCCCAGCGTATGCTCGATGCTGATAAAGCGTATCGTGCTTATGTGCGTTTCGGTGAAACCTCAACAACGCTGGATGCTGAGGGCGAAATCACTGTGACGGGTGATGCCCCTGAGTCGATTGATGCGGTGAGAGCCGCAATAGCGCAATTTGTCGGCCCAATTTTGCAAACGCCACCGATGTATTCGGCGCTGAAGGTCGCTGGAAAACCGATGTATGAATATGCCCGTGAAGGGGTTGAACTTGAGCGCAAAGCTAGGCCGATTACGATTTATGACATCACTCTGATTTCGTATCAGGCTCCGGATTTGATTATTGATGTGCGCTGTTCAAAAGGCACATACATCAGGGTATTGGCTCAAGATTTAGGTTTGGCTTTGGGTTGTGGCGCATACCTTACGGGTTTACGTCGAACGGAGACCGGCGGTTTTCGTTTGGAAGATGCGATTGGCCTGGATGAATTTATTGCAATGGAGCTTGATCAGCGTGATCAACTATTGTTGCCGGAAGAGTCGTTGCTTAGCAATTTGCCTGAGCTGCATTTGAATGCGGCGCAAGTAGCACTCATTTGTAATGGGGTGCCTGTGCGTGATATGAAAAGCGCGCCGTTGGGTGAAGTTAAACTTTACGCCGTACCCGAAAATCAGGATAATCCTCGTTTTATCGGTTTGGGTGAAGTGGGCGCTGATGGCGTGCTGCGATCCAAACGTCTGCTGTCAACGGGTTAA
- the rpsO gene encoding 30S ribosomal protein S15 has product MTVTVTQKAEIVKEFQHAAGDTGSSEVQIALLTARINDLTPHFKEHKKDHHSRRGLLKMVSRRRRLLDYLKRTNVDSYRNVIAKLGLRK; this is encoded by the coding sequence ATGACTGTAACAGTTACACAGAAAGCTGAAATCGTTAAAGAGTTCCAACACGCTGCTGGCGATACTGGTTCTTCTGAAGTTCAAATCGCATTGTTGACTGCACGTATCAACGATCTGACCCCTCACTTCAAAGAACACAAAAAAGACCACCACTCACGTCGTGGTTTGTTGAAAATGGTTTCTCGCCGTCGTCGTTTGCTGGACTACCTCAAACGCACTAACGTAGATAGCTACCGCAATGTGATTGCTAAGCTGGGTCTGCGTAAGTAA
- the rpsF gene encoding 30S ribosomal protein S6 yields the protein MRHYEIVFIVHPDQSEQVPAMIERYKSLITTGAGSIHRLEDWGRRQLAYPIQKIHKAHYVLMNIECSQETLEEIEHAFKFNDAVLRHLTLKTDGAVTEASPMMKEEKSKSLTQGADVAAA from the coding sequence ATGCGACATTATGAAATCGTGTTTATCGTGCACCCAGATCAAAGCGAGCAAGTACCTGCAATGATCGAGCGCTACAAATCACTGATCACTACTGGTGCTGGTTCTATCCACCGCTTGGAAGATTGGGGCCGTCGTCAATTGGCTTACCCAATTCAGAAAATCCACAAAGCACACTATGTGTTGATGAACATTGAATGCAGCCAAGAAACTTTGGAAGAAATCGAACATGCATTCAAATTCAACGATGCAGTTCTTCGTCATCTGACTTTGAAAACAGACGGCGCTGTAACTGAAGCATCTCCGATGATGAAAGAAGAGAAATCAAAATCTCTGACTCAAGGCGCTGACGTAGCAGCTGCCTAA
- the phaR gene encoding polyhydroxyalkanoate synthesis repressor PhaR: MEKRVIKKYPNRRLYDTTTSCYITLADVKQLVLDGIDIAIQDAKTNEDLTRSVLLQIILEEEAGNMPMFSYDVLTQIIRFYGHAMQGLMGNYLEKNMQLFAEMQSKLQDQTKSTLGADNPMFSNANLWGEFMKFQGPAIQNMMGNYLESSTSMFVEMQQQLQERAKHLFTGFGMPGGPKAAPAGNDTLHPTAPPSAPDADEVAVVESKVPPRKRATKKIDE; encoded by the coding sequence ATGGAAAAGCGGGTGATTAAGAAGTACCCCAATCGTCGTCTTTACGATACGACGACTAGCTGTTACATCACGCTGGCGGATGTAAAGCAATTGGTTCTGGATGGGATTGATATCGCGATTCAAGATGCAAAAACAAATGAGGATCTTACTCGCAGTGTGTTGCTGCAGATTATTCTGGAAGAAGAGGCTGGCAATATGCCAATGTTCTCATACGATGTGCTTACCCAGATTATTCGCTTCTATGGGCATGCAATGCAGGGCTTGATGGGCAATTATCTTGAAAAAAATATGCAGCTATTTGCTGAAATGCAATCGAAGTTACAAGATCAGACTAAATCCACGTTGGGGGCTGATAATCCCATGTTTAGTAATGCCAATCTGTGGGGCGAGTTTATGAAGTTCCAGGGGCCGGCAATTCAAAATATGATGGGCAATTATCTCGAAAGTAGTACCAGTATGTTTGTTGAAATGCAGCAGCAACTACAAGAGCGCGCCAAACATCTGTTTACTGGTTTTGGTATGCCTGGCGGGCCTAAGGCTGCTCCGGCGGGTAATGACACATTGCACCCGACGGCCCCTCCGAGTGCTCCTGATGCTGATGAAGTCGCTGTCGTTGAGTCTAAAGTGCCACCAAGAAAGCGTGCGACCAAAAAAATTGATGAATAA
- the rpsR gene encoding 30S ribosomal protein S18, with protein MSRQLFKRRKFCRFTTEGIAQVDYKDVAILKDFISENGKIIPARITGTKAKYQRQLSTAIKLARFLALLPYTDQH; from the coding sequence ATGTCTCGCCAACTCTTCAAGCGCAGAAAATTCTGCCGCTTCACTACCGAAGGTATCGCTCAAGTTGACTACAAAGACGTAGCAATCTTGAAAGATTTCATCTCTGAAAACGGCAAGATTATTCCTGCACGTATCACTGGCACTAAAGCCAAATATCAACGTCAATTGTCGACTGCCATTAAATTGGCTCGCTTCTTGGCTTTATTGCCTTACACTGATCAACACTAA
- the pnp gene encoding polyribonucleotide nucleotidyltransferase — protein sequence MFNKFSKSFAFGKHNVTIETGEIARQATGAVMVNMDDTCVLVTVVAARDVKPGQDFFPLTVDYQERTYAAGKIPGGFFKREGKPSEKEILTSRLIDRPIRPLFPEGFYNDIQIIATVMSINPEVDSDIPAMIGASAALVLSGVPFDGPIGAARVGYINGEYVLCPDLSEMKDSQMDLVVAGTNQAVLMVESEANELSESVMLGAVVFGHEQMQVAINAINELADEVNPELMDWTPPAKNEELIAKVRAIAAEGVSQAFKLRQKQVRTQKINETWALVKAALITEETGTLEANEIKSIFKGLEAEIVRGQILAGEPRIDGRDTRTVRPISIRTGVLPRAHGSVLFTRGETQAIAAATLGTKLDEQKIDALHGGYTDNFMLHYNFPPYSTGETGRVGVPKRREIGHGRLAKRALVAMLPSKEDFAYSMRVVSEITESNGSSSMASVCGGCLALMDAGVPMKNHVAGIAMGLIKEGSAFAVLSDILGDEDHLGDMDFKVAGTENGITALQMDIKITGITKEIMSVALDQAKEGRVHIISIMKGALDGAREEVSEHAPRLYTMKINPEKIRDVIGKGGAVIRTLTEETGTQIDISEDGTITIASVSAEGATEARRRIEEITAEVEIGRIYEGPVVKILDKNVGAIVSIMPGKDGLVHISQIANERIANVADHLQEGQIVRVKVIEQDEKGRIRLSIKAVLNEEAAPAAEEVPAAE from the coding sequence GTGTTCAATAAATTCAGCAAATCTTTTGCCTTTGGCAAACACAACGTCACCATCGAAACTGGTGAAATCGCACGTCAAGCTACTGGCGCCGTTATGGTTAACATGGACGATACTTGCGTTCTGGTAACCGTTGTTGCTGCGCGTGATGTAAAACCGGGCCAAGATTTTTTCCCGCTGACTGTTGATTACCAAGAGCGTACCTATGCTGCTGGTAAAATTCCTGGTGGCTTCTTCAAGCGTGAAGGCAAGCCAAGTGAAAAAGAAATTCTAACTAGCCGTCTGATCGATCGACCAATTCGTCCATTGTTTCCAGAAGGTTTTTACAACGACATCCAGATCATCGCGACGGTGATGTCGATCAATCCTGAAGTCGATTCAGATATTCCTGCAATGATTGGCGCGTCTGCTGCCTTAGTGCTCTCAGGTGTTCCATTTGATGGCCCAATTGGCGCTGCACGCGTTGGCTATATCAACGGCGAGTATGTTTTGTGTCCAGACTTGTCTGAAATGAAAGACAGTCAAATGGATCTGGTCGTTGCAGGCACGAACCAAGCGGTATTGATGGTTGAGTCTGAAGCGAACGAATTATCAGAAAGCGTAATGCTTGGTGCTGTAGTGTTCGGTCACGAGCAAATGCAAGTGGCGATTAACGCGATCAATGAATTGGCCGACGAAGTTAATCCAGAATTGATGGATTGGACTCCACCAGCAAAAAATGAAGAATTGATCGCCAAAGTGCGCGCGATCGCCGCTGAAGGCGTGTCGCAAGCATTCAAATTGCGTCAAAAGCAAGTTCGCACTCAGAAAATCAATGAGACTTGGGCTTTGGTAAAAGCAGCATTGATTACTGAAGAAACGGGTACGCTGGAAGCTAACGAAATCAAGTCAATTTTCAAAGGCTTGGAAGCTGAAATCGTTCGTGGTCAGATCTTGGCCGGTGAACCGCGTATTGATGGTCGTGATACGCGCACTGTGCGTCCGATTTCTATTCGCACGGGTGTATTGCCGCGCGCGCATGGCTCGGTGCTCTTCACTCGTGGTGAAACTCAAGCAATTGCCGCTGCGACATTGGGTACTAAACTTGATGAGCAAAAAATCGATGCATTGCATGGTGGCTACACCGATAACTTCATGCTGCACTACAACTTCCCTCCGTACTCGACTGGTGAAACTGGCCGCGTAGGTGTGCCAAAACGCCGTGAAATCGGTCACGGTCGCTTGGCGAAGCGTGCCTTGGTTGCTATGTTGCCAAGCAAGGAAGACTTCGCGTATTCAATGCGCGTGGTATCTGAGATCACAGAATCAAATGGTTCGTCTTCGATGGCGTCGGTTTGTGGTGGTTGCTTGGCGCTGATGGACGCTGGTGTGCCTATGAAAAATCACGTTGCGGGTATTGCAATGGGTTTGATCAAAGAAGGCAGTGCGTTTGCGGTTCTGTCGGATATCTTGGGCGACGAAGATCACCTCGGTGACATGGACTTTAAAGTGGCAGGTACTGAAAACGGTATTACTGCACTGCAAATGGATATCAAGATCACTGGCATTACCAAAGAGATTATGTCGGTTGCGTTGGATCAGGCCAAAGAAGGGCGCGTTCATATCATCAGCATCATGAAAGGTGCTCTGGATGGCGCGCGGGAAGAAGTGAGCGAGCATGCGCCGCGTCTTTACACGATGAAAATCAATCCTGAGAAAATTCGTGATGTAATCGGTAAAGGCGGTGCGGTAATTCGTACCTTAACCGAGGAAACCGGTACGCAAATCGACATTAGTGAAGATGGTACGATTACAATTGCTTCAGTGTCAGCGGAAGGAGCCACAGAGGCACGTCGTCGTATTGAAGAAATTACTGCTGAAGTTGAAATTGGTCGAATCTACGAAGGTCCAGTGGTTAAGATCTTGGATAAAAACGTAGGTGCCATCGTTTCAATTATGCCGGGTAAAGATGGCTTGGTGCACATTAGTCAAATTGCAAATGAGCGCATTGCTAATGTTGCTGATCACCTGCAAGAAGGTCAGATCGTTCGCGTTAAAGTGATCGAGCAGGATGAAAAAGGTCGTATTCGCTTGTCAATTAAGGCTGTTCTGAATGAAGAAGCCGCTCCTGCGGCAGAAGAAGTTCCAGCTGCAGAATAA
- the priB gene encoding primosomal replication protein N, with the protein MNQRNHFLVEGHLLITDTVRHTPAGIAMIEGWIIHQSEQGEAGLQRKIDCEMPFVALGEICEKLLKTPSKQNIKCKGFLAARSSKYRQSMVLHITAFEYLN; encoded by the coding sequence TTGAATCAAAGAAACCATTTTTTAGTCGAAGGTCATTTACTGATCACAGACACTGTTCGCCACACGCCGGCTGGCATCGCGATGATTGAAGGATGGATTATTCATCAATCAGAGCAAGGCGAAGCTGGATTGCAGCGCAAAATCGATTGTGAAATGCCTTTTGTTGCACTTGGTGAGATCTGCGAGAAATTGCTAAAAACACCGAGCAAGCAAAACATTAAATGCAAAGGCTTTTTAGCCGCACGCAGCAGTAAATATCGACAAAGCATGGTTTTACACATTACCGCTTTTGAATATTTGAATTGA
- the tcdA gene encoding tRNA cyclic N6-threonylcarbamoyladenosine(37) synthase TcdA: protein MFEELVLAELLEDAYLRRFAGIARLYGVKGLSNLHGANVCVVGVGGVGSWVAEALARSGIGRVGLIDLDDVCISNTNRQLPALEGQFGRMKVAAVAERLRAINPDIELRLIEDFVAEDNFGDYLIGYDYVIDCIDSVKTKAAMIAFCRRHKVKIITVGGAGGQIDPTQIKVDDLSKTIQDPLAAKVRNILRRDFGFAKNGKKMGVECVYSTEQLVYPQADGSVCAAKPQAGEGVRLDCASGFGAVMTVTATFGLVAVSRVLKYLAFK, encoded by the coding sequence TTGTTTGAGGAGCTTGTGTTGGCAGAGTTGTTAGAGGATGCATATTTGCGCCGGTTTGCTGGGATTGCGCGTTTGTATGGTGTGAAAGGTCTGTCCAATTTGCACGGTGCAAATGTGTGTGTTGTGGGTGTTGGTGGGGTTGGTTCTTGGGTGGCGGAGGCACTTGCACGTTCAGGAATTGGCCGAGTTGGTTTGATTGATCTGGATGATGTATGCATTTCTAATACCAATCGCCAATTGCCAGCACTGGAAGGGCAGTTTGGTCGTATGAAGGTGGCTGCTGTTGCTGAACGGTTGCGGGCAATTAATCCTGATATTGAGTTGCGCTTGATCGAGGATTTTGTGGCTGAAGATAATTTTGGTGACTATTTAATCGGGTATGATTATGTGATTGATTGTATTGATAGCGTAAAGACTAAAGCGGCGATGATTGCTTTTTGTCGACGTCATAAGGTCAAAATAATTACTGTGGGTGGGGCGGGCGGTCAAATCGACCCCACGCAGATCAAGGTTGATGATTTGAGCAAGACAATCCAAGACCCGCTTGCGGCAAAAGTGCGGAATATTCTGCGCCGTGATTTTGGATTTGCTAAAAACGGTAAAAAAATGGGCGTCGAGTGCGTGTATTCTACCGAGCAATTAGTTTATCCGCAGGCGGATGGTTCGGTGTGTGCGGCAAAGCCGCAGGCTGGCGAGGGCGTTCGATTGGATTGCGCGAGTGGTTTTGGTGCCGTAATGACGGTGACGGCAACATTTGGCTTGGTGGCTGTTTCGCGTGTGCTTAAGTATTTGGCGTTTAAATAA